A stretch of the Rosa rugosa chromosome 5, drRosRugo1.1, whole genome shotgun sequence genome encodes the following:
- the LOC133711153 gene encoding beta-amyrin 28-monooxygenase-like yields MKKYSSKIFKTKILGEPTVVLCGTAGHKFVASNEEKLFVAWRPHSMQKLFRSSYQKAASTVIPRQIEKHVVRAPGFLRAEALVGYVGGMDSMVLDHLKTHWDGKQVVEAHRLTQLLVLTLSAKFFMGLEDHCRIDKLAELMDTMMLALHTVPVNIPGTAFYQAMKAAQAVRETIQSFIKEKKEVMASTGNKMHDLLSYLIATADPVTGRFMPENEIADKIMGNVAASFNSPAMTTTFIVKFLGERPDIYDKVRIEQLEILKSKKSGEALNWDDMQKMKYSWNVALEAMRLIPPLQGTFREAATDFTYEGFTIPKGWKVYWTVSTTNMNPEYFPAPEEFDPTRFKWELVNPNCKISGGMNPFPVDGLKVRLQAQPIQA; encoded by the exons ATGAAGAAATACTCCTCCAAAATCTTCAAAACCAAGATACTAGGTGAGCCAACCGTGGTGTTATGTGGCACTGCCGGTCACAAATTTGTGGCTTCCAACGAAGAAAAGCTCTTTGTAGCATGGAGACCTCACTCAATGCAAAAGCTCTTCCGCTCTTCTTACCAAAAAGCTGCTTCCACCGTCATACCAAGACAAATCGAAAAGCACGTAGTTCGGGCACCGGGGTTTCTGAGAGCCGAAGCCCTGGTTGGCTACGTGGGAGGGATGGATTCCATGGTTCTCGACCACCTGAAAACACACTGGGATGGCAAACAGGTGGTCGAGGCTCATCGCCTCACGCAGCTACTCGTTTTGACTCTCTCGGCTAAGTTCTTCATGGGACTCGAAGACCATTGTCGTATTGATAAGCTTGCGGAGTTGATGGACACCATGATGCTGGCGCTTCACACTGTTCCTGTGAATATTCCGGGAACTGCATTTTATCAAGCAATGAAAGCAGCGCAGGCTGTGAGGGAGACTATTCAGTCGTTTATTAAGGAGAAGAAGGAAGTTATGGCTTCTACCGGAAACAAAATGCATGATCTTTTGTCTTATTTGATTGCTACGGCAGACCCGGTTACCGGAAGGTTCATGCCGGAGAATGAAATTGCTGATAAAATTATGGGGAATGTGGCCGCTTCGTTCAACTCTCCAGCTATGACTACTACTTTTATCGTGAAGTTCCTGGGCGAAAGACCTGACATTTATGACAAAGTTCGAATTG AACAACTGGAGATTTTGAAGTCCAAAAAATCTGGCGAGGCACTCAATTGGGATGATATGCAAAAAATGAAGTATTCGTGGAACGTAGCCCTGGAGGCGATGAGGCTCATACCACCTCTTCAGGGAACATTTAGAGAGGCTGCAACAGACTTCACTTACGAAGGTTTTACAATTCCTAAAGGATGGAAG GTTTATTGGACAGTGAGCACCACAAACATGAACCCTGAATATTTTCCAGCGCCAGAAGAGTTTGATCCTACAAG atTCAAATGGGAACTTGTGAATCCTAATTGCAAGATCTCAGGTGGTATGAATCCCTTTCCAGTTGATGGGCTGAAGGTTCGCCTCCAAGCTCAACCCATTCAAGCTTAA